The proteins below are encoded in one region of Acanthochromis polyacanthus isolate Apoly-LR-REF ecotype Palm Island chromosome 4, KAUST_Apoly_ChrSc, whole genome shotgun sequence:
- the pip5k1ca gene encoding phosphatidylinositol 4-phosphate 5-kinase type-1 gamma isoform X2 produces the protein MEAEGAVGLSEAREGSPLSGAAASDDGDTVVGVSYGMDAADMDAAAKKAFITEMPSSSGQPGQGKKIGHRGVDASGETTYKKTTSSALKGAIQLGIGYTVGNLSSKPERDVLMQDFYVVESIFFPSEGSNLTPAHHFPDFRFKTYAPVAFRYFRELFGIRPDDYLYSLCNEPLIELSNPGASGSVFYLTKDDEFIIKTVMHKEAEFLQKLLPGYYMNLNQNPRTLLPKFFGLYCVQSGGKNIRVVVMNNVLPRVVRMHLKYDLKGSTYKRRASKKEREKARPTFKDLDFMQDIQDGLMLDQDTYNALVKTLQRDCLVLESFKIMDYSLLLGVHNMDQAERERQMEGSQGDSDEKRPVAQQKALYSTAMESIQGGAACGGSIDTDDTMGGIPAVNGKGERLLLYIGIIDILQSYRLIKKLEHTWKALVHDGDTVSVHRPGFYADRFFKFMSSTVFKKSSSLKSSPSKKGRVSLTVPKCAGPGAAWSASQLPCERDENIYDLRGARSFPTLEDEGRPDLLPCTPPSFEEATTASIATTLSSTTSLSIPERSPSDTAEHPRYRRHTQSLSHDGRTQEELRVREEDQQTITVEVELKRHDSEPTISVPQPSPETSEVQEAAGAEAPDAAAAAPSSSPSAPEAASSSSSSAPAAPSSPGPAEEAPSSPKVAVEADRASQVSGSGCTSQASVDDDDDVPITDIYF, from the exons acGCTGCTGCTAAGAAAGCCTTCATCACAGAG ATGCCCTCATCCTCTGGCCAGCCAGGCCAGGGAAAGAAGATTGGCCACAGAGGGGTGGATGCATCAGGGGAAACTACTTACAAGAAG ACCACATCGTCGGCCTTGAAAGGTGCCATCCAGCTGGGCATCGGTTACACGGTGGGCAACCTGAGCTCCAAGCCAGAAAGAGATGTGTTGATGCAGGACTTCTACGTGGTGGAGAGCATCTTCTTCCCTAG TGAAGGGAGCAATCTCACTCCAGCGCATCATTTCCCGGACTTCCGCTTTAAAACTTACGCTCCTGTGGCCTTCCGCTACTTCAGAGAACTTTTTGGCATCAGGCCGGACGACTACCTG TACTCCCTATGTAACGAACCCCTGATCGAGCTGTCCAATCCTGGAGCCAGCGGTTCAGTCTTCTATCTGACAAAGGATGACGAGTTCATCATCAAGACTGTGATGCACAAGGAGGCTGAGTTCTTACAGAAACTGCTGCCTGGATACTACATG AACTTGAATCAGAACCCTCGCACTTTGCTGCCCAAGTTTTTCGGCCTCTACTGTGTCCAGTCGGGCGGGAAGAACATCCGTGTGGTGGTGATGAACAACGTCCTGCCCCGCGTGGTCCGCATGCACCTCAAATACGACCTGAAGGGATCCACCTACAAGAGGCGAGCGTCCaagaaggagagggagaaagcCAGACCCACCTTCAAAGACCTGGACTTCATGCAGGACATTCAGGACGGACTGATGCTGGACCAGGACACTTACAACGCTCTGGTCAAGACTCTACAGAGAGATTGCCTG gtgctggaaAGCTTTAAGATCATGGACTACAGCTTGCTGCTCGGGGTTCACAACATGGACCAAGCGGAGAGGGAGAGGCAGATGGAGGGATCCCAGGGCGACAGCGACGAGAAGAGGCCCGTGGCTCAGCAGAAAGCTCTGTACTCCACAGCCATGGAGTCCATCCAGGGAGGAGCAGCCTGCGGAGGCTCCATCGACACTGACGACAC GATGGGCGGTATTCCAGCTGTTAATGGAAAAGGGGAAAGACTTCTTCTCTACATCGGGATCATCGACATCTTGCAGTCCTACAG GCTAATCAAGAAACTGGAGCACACGTGGAAGGCTTTGGTTCATGATGGA GACACCGTATCGGTCCACCGGCCAGGATTCTACGCCGACAGGTTCTTCAAGTTCATGAGCAGCACGGTTTTCAAGAAGAGCTCCT CCCTGAAGTCCTCTCCATCCAAGAAGGGTCGAGTGTCACTGACGGTGCCAAAGTGTGCCGGTCCTGGTGCCGCCTGGTCAGCCAGCCAGCTGCCCTGCGAGAGAGACGAGAATATCTACGACCTGAGAGGAGCTCGCAGCTTCCCAACACTGGAGGACGAGG GGCGGCCAGATCTTCTTCCATGCACTCCTCCATCTTTTGAGGAGGCCACCACAGCCTCCATCGCCACCACACtgtcctccaccacctccttgTCCATCCCCGAGAGATCTCCGTCCGACACAGCCGAGCACCCCCGCTACAG GAGGCACACCCAGTCGCTCAGCCACGACGGAAG GACCCAGGAGGAGCTTCGTGTGCGTGAAGAGGACCAGCAGACCATCACGGTGGAGGTGGAGCTGAAGAGACACGACAGCGAGCCCACCATCTCTGTTCCACAGCCTTCACCTGAAACCAG TGAGGTCCAGGAAGCCGCCGGTGCCGAGGCCCCGGACGCCGCTGCAGCAGCACCTTCCAGCTCTCCGTCAGCACCCGAAGCggcctcatcctcctcctcgtccgCCCCAGCTGCTCCCTCCTCACCCGGGCCGGCCGAGGAAGCCCCGTCGAGTCCAAAGGTGGCGGTGGAAGCCGACAGGGCCAGCCAGGTGTCCGGCTCAGGGTGCACCAGTCAGGCTTCAGTCGACGACGACGATGACGTGCCAATCACAGATATCTACTTT
- the pip5k1ca gene encoding phosphatidylinositol 4-phosphate 5-kinase type-1 gamma isoform X1, with the protein MEAEGAVGLSEAREGSPLSGAAASDDGDTVVGVSYGMDAADMDAAAKKAFITEMPSSSGQPGQGKKIGHRGVDASGETTYKKTTSSALKGAIQLGIGYTVGNLSSKPERDVLMQDFYVVESIFFPSEGSNLTPAHHFPDFRFKTYAPVAFRYFRELFGIRPDDYLYSLCNEPLIELSNPGASGSVFYLTKDDEFIIKTVMHKEAEFLQKLLPGYYMNLNQNPRTLLPKFFGLYCVQSGGKNIRVVVMNNVLPRVVRMHLKYDLKGSTYKRRASKKEREKARPTFKDLDFMQDIQDGLMLDQDTYNALVKTLQRDCLVLESFKIMDYSLLLGVHNMDQAERERQMEGSQGDSDEKRPVAQQKALYSTAMESIQGGAACGGSIDTDDTMGGIPAVNGKGERLLLYIGIIDILQSYRLIKKLEHTWKALVHDGDTVSVHRPGFYADRFFKFMSSTVFKKSSSLKSSPSKKGRVSLTVPKCAGPGAAWSASQLPCERDENIYDLRGARSFPTLEDEGRPDLLPCTPPSFEEATTASIATTLSSTTSLSIPERSPSDTAEHPRYRRHTQSLSHDGRTQEELRVREEDQQTITVEVELKRHDSEPTISVPQPSPETSEVQEAAGAEAPDAAAAAPSSSPSAPEAASSSSSSAPAAPSSPGPAEEAPSSPKVAVEADRASQVSGSGCTSQASVDDDDDVPITDIYFPPEDRTWVYSPLHYGSESKALPDGDWERET; encoded by the exons acGCTGCTGCTAAGAAAGCCTTCATCACAGAG ATGCCCTCATCCTCTGGCCAGCCAGGCCAGGGAAAGAAGATTGGCCACAGAGGGGTGGATGCATCAGGGGAAACTACTTACAAGAAG ACCACATCGTCGGCCTTGAAAGGTGCCATCCAGCTGGGCATCGGTTACACGGTGGGCAACCTGAGCTCCAAGCCAGAAAGAGATGTGTTGATGCAGGACTTCTACGTGGTGGAGAGCATCTTCTTCCCTAG TGAAGGGAGCAATCTCACTCCAGCGCATCATTTCCCGGACTTCCGCTTTAAAACTTACGCTCCTGTGGCCTTCCGCTACTTCAGAGAACTTTTTGGCATCAGGCCGGACGACTACCTG TACTCCCTATGTAACGAACCCCTGATCGAGCTGTCCAATCCTGGAGCCAGCGGTTCAGTCTTCTATCTGACAAAGGATGACGAGTTCATCATCAAGACTGTGATGCACAAGGAGGCTGAGTTCTTACAGAAACTGCTGCCTGGATACTACATG AACTTGAATCAGAACCCTCGCACTTTGCTGCCCAAGTTTTTCGGCCTCTACTGTGTCCAGTCGGGCGGGAAGAACATCCGTGTGGTGGTGATGAACAACGTCCTGCCCCGCGTGGTCCGCATGCACCTCAAATACGACCTGAAGGGATCCACCTACAAGAGGCGAGCGTCCaagaaggagagggagaaagcCAGACCCACCTTCAAAGACCTGGACTTCATGCAGGACATTCAGGACGGACTGATGCTGGACCAGGACACTTACAACGCTCTGGTCAAGACTCTACAGAGAGATTGCCTG gtgctggaaAGCTTTAAGATCATGGACTACAGCTTGCTGCTCGGGGTTCACAACATGGACCAAGCGGAGAGGGAGAGGCAGATGGAGGGATCCCAGGGCGACAGCGACGAGAAGAGGCCCGTGGCTCAGCAGAAAGCTCTGTACTCCACAGCCATGGAGTCCATCCAGGGAGGAGCAGCCTGCGGAGGCTCCATCGACACTGACGACAC GATGGGCGGTATTCCAGCTGTTAATGGAAAAGGGGAAAGACTTCTTCTCTACATCGGGATCATCGACATCTTGCAGTCCTACAG GCTAATCAAGAAACTGGAGCACACGTGGAAGGCTTTGGTTCATGATGGA GACACCGTATCGGTCCACCGGCCAGGATTCTACGCCGACAGGTTCTTCAAGTTCATGAGCAGCACGGTTTTCAAGAAGAGCTCCT CCCTGAAGTCCTCTCCATCCAAGAAGGGTCGAGTGTCACTGACGGTGCCAAAGTGTGCCGGTCCTGGTGCCGCCTGGTCAGCCAGCCAGCTGCCCTGCGAGAGAGACGAGAATATCTACGACCTGAGAGGAGCTCGCAGCTTCCCAACACTGGAGGACGAGG GGCGGCCAGATCTTCTTCCATGCACTCCTCCATCTTTTGAGGAGGCCACCACAGCCTCCATCGCCACCACACtgtcctccaccacctccttgTCCATCCCCGAGAGATCTCCGTCCGACACAGCCGAGCACCCCCGCTACAG GAGGCACACCCAGTCGCTCAGCCACGACGGAAG GACCCAGGAGGAGCTTCGTGTGCGTGAAGAGGACCAGCAGACCATCACGGTGGAGGTGGAGCTGAAGAGACACGACAGCGAGCCCACCATCTCTGTTCCACAGCCTTCACCTGAAACCAG TGAGGTCCAGGAAGCCGCCGGTGCCGAGGCCCCGGACGCCGCTGCAGCAGCACCTTCCAGCTCTCCGTCAGCACCCGAAGCggcctcatcctcctcctcgtccgCCCCAGCTGCTCCCTCCTCACCCGGGCCGGCCGAGGAAGCCCCGTCGAGTCCAAAGGTGGCGGTGGAAGCCGACAGGGCCAGCCAGGTGTCCGGCTCAGGGTGCACCAGTCAGGCTTCAGTCGACGACGACGATGACGTGCCAATCACAGATATCTACTTT